In a single window of the Ignavibacteriales bacterium genome:
- a CDS encoding prolyl oligopeptidase family serine peptidase, whose translation MQKKLLILSILISGMILTGCSPTQIIQTKPGQQPQYFTKEYRKTVTTGYLLYLPEDYGKEKTKYPLVLFLHGSGERGTDINLVKKHGPPMLVDQGKNFPFIIVSPQCPDDERWSTDVLDALLNNIEANYEVDLSRVYVTGLSMGGYGTWDLAITYPDRFAAIIPICGGGNADAVCKLKNIPAWVFHGQKDNVVPVKEAETMVNALKACGGNVKFTVYPEAGHNSWTETYNNPELYEWMQQQSLGSK comes from the coding sequence ATGCAGAAGAAACTTTTAATTCTCTCGATTCTGATTTCTGGAATGATCTTAACCGGTTGTTCACCTACTCAAATTATCCAAACAAAACCGGGTCAACAGCCGCAGTATTTTACAAAGGAATATCGGAAAACAGTTACTACCGGATACCTGCTTTATCTTCCGGAAGATTATGGAAAAGAAAAAACTAAATATCCGCTGGTGTTATTCTTACATGGTTCTGGTGAAAGAGGAACGGATATTAATTTAGTAAAAAAGCATGGTCCTCCAATGTTAGTTGATCAAGGGAAAAATTTTCCATTTATAATTGTTTCTCCTCAATGTCCAGATGATGAAAGATGGTCTACAGATGTTCTTGATGCATTATTGAATAACATAGAGGCTAATTATGAAGTTGATCTTTCCAGAGTTTACGTTACAGGTTTAAGTATGGGCGGATACGGCACATGGGATTTAGCTATTACATACCCTGATAGATTTGCCGCAATTATTCCAATTTGTGGTGGTGGAAATGCGGACGCAGTTTGCAAATTAAAAAATATTCCGGCTTGGGTTTTTCATGGTCAAAAAGATAATGTAGTTCCTGTTAAAGAAGCGGAAACTATGGTGAATGCTCTTAAAGCCTGTGGCGGTAATGTTAAATTTACTGTTTATCCGGAAGCAGGACATAACTCCTGGACAGAGACATATAATAATCCTGAATTGTATGAATGGATGCAGCAGCAATCATTGGGCTCTAAATAA
- a CDS encoding flagellar protein FliS: MNYSYYPNTQNNRLNQYLVKEILEASPQQIIIKIYDFAIASCSRHDLIKTNNAIQELINALRFDDQNSREIAVGLFRLYYYCQEEMRNGNHDSVKQVLTDLRDAWVNAIKNYKA; the protein is encoded by the coding sequence ATGAATTATTCTTATTATCCCAATACTCAAAACAATAGATTGAACCAGTACTTAGTAAAAGAAATTCTTGAGGCATCGCCACAACAAATAATTATAAAGATTTATGATTTTGCAATTGCCAGTTGTTCCAGGCACGACTTGATTAAAACTAACAATGCTATTCAGGAATTAATAAATGCTCTTAGATTTGACGACCAAAATTCCAGAGAAATTGCTGTTGGCTTGTTCCGTTTATATTATTACTGCCAGGAAGAAATGAGGAACGGTAACCATGATTCTGTAAAACAAGTGCTTACCGATTTAAGAGACGCCTGGGTTAACGCGATTAAAAACTACAAGGCTTAA
- the fliD gene encoding flagellar filament capping protein FliD, with translation MASNFLTSSVIDTLVNNYQAMEVNRRIDPLSTRKTKYQNLSTAYSTLNTKLSDLKTILSELKNTDSSSVFANKSASSSNANFISVTASGTTAASSYSLRVNQMAKNDLVIGSKMNSTDYSSIITTEGSRSFAIKTGDGSGGEFTSNVDVDFISSDFDTNGITNEDVMAKIQNAINLDKAVITSNAKSGAGVYSGGASSFKINLNGTETTISIASATDYNDLVNQLITSINTNISGITAEKVVDSPSAGDVKLKLTVKDQSKYISISTVSGFDLVSDLNISATKEKAASGIVTASVFTPVTSKTQLSLTAKESGNDFRITNLSETGGTNLALSSIGLNLGGTRTTFVQNTGGDDTPGFIYGTSVLNAMVEFNGLNIERNSNSITDLVSGATVNLKSVMQPTDTTVAVSFAVDTASIKSKIESFINKFNDIYTYIKTNSSAKTNGDRGLLLGDSNASSILSTLNNLAVTSVGGISASEINNLSKLGITFNSTSGLTISDSTQLENAVRDNTNQVATLFTSSNGIAAALYDRVNLYVGTNGYLTRAKSSVDKSAVYLNDSITASQKRIDKSVESLRNQYQQMQMQVQLIVNMQTMMFGG, from the coding sequence ATGGCAAGTAATTTTTTAACATCCTCTGTTATTGATACGCTTGTAAATAATTACCAGGCAATGGAGGTGAATAGAAGAATTGATCCTTTGAGTACCCGAAAGACAAAGTATCAAAACCTATCTACAGCCTACTCGACTTTAAACACAAAGCTTAGCGATCTAAAAACTATTTTAAGTGAATTAAAGAACACAGACAGCAGTTCGGTTTTTGCCAACAAATCAGCTTCTTCATCAAATGCAAATTTTATTTCTGTTACTGCATCCGGCACTACAGCAGCAAGCTCTTATTCGCTTCGTGTAAATCAAATGGCTAAGAATGATCTTGTTATTGGAAGTAAAATGAATTCAACAGACTATTCATCAATTATAACGACTGAGGGGTCGCGCTCTTTTGCGATAAAAACTGGTGATGGCAGCGGAGGTGAATTTACTTCTAATGTTGATGTTGATTTTATTTCCTCGGATTTTGATACCAATGGGATTACTAACGAAGACGTGATGGCGAAAATACAGAATGCAATTAATCTTGATAAAGCGGTAATAACCTCCAATGCAAAATCTGGAGCAGGTGTTTACAGTGGTGGTGCAAGCTCATTCAAAATAAATTTAAATGGTACAGAAACTACAATTTCTATTGCAAGCGCAACCGATTATAATGATTTAGTAAACCAGCTAATTACAAGTATAAACACAAATATTTCCGGTATAACTGCAGAAAAGGTTGTGGATTCTCCAAGCGCCGGAGATGTAAAATTAAAACTTACAGTAAAAGATCAATCTAAGTATATTTCCATTTCTACAGTAAGTGGATTTGATTTGGTTTCTGATCTTAACATTAGCGCAACAAAAGAAAAAGCAGCATCTGGCATTGTTACAGCTTCTGTGTTTACTCCGGTTACTTCCAAAACGCAATTATCATTAACCGCTAAGGAATCCGGCAATGATTTTCGAATTACAAATCTTTCTGAAACCGGTGGAACTAATTTAGCTCTAAGCTCCATTGGTCTTAATCTTGGTGGAACGAGAACAACATTTGTTCAAAATACCGGTGGAGATGATACACCAGGATTTATTTATGGTACTTCTGTTCTTAATGCTATGGTTGAATTTAATGGTCTTAACATTGAAAGAAATTCTAATAGCATAACTGATTTAGTATCCGGTGCAACAGTAAACTTAAAATCTGTTATGCAGCCAACTGATACAACTGTTGCTGTTTCGTTTGCTGTTGATACTGCAAGTATCAAATCAAAAATAGAAAGTTTTATAAATAAATTTAATGATATTTATACTTACATTAAAACTAACAGCAGTGCCAAAACAAATGGAGATAGAGGTTTGTTGCTGGGCGATTCAAATGCATCTTCAATTTTATCTACATTAAACAATTTAGCTGTAACTTCAGTTGGCGGAATTAGTGCAAGCGAAATAAACAATCTTTCCAAGTTAGGTATTACTTTTAATTCAACTTCTGGCTTAACAATAAGTGACAGCACTCAACTTGAAAATGCGGTTCGTGATAATACTAATCAGGTTGCAACCCTTTTTACCTCTTCAAATGGCATTGCCGCCGCACTTTATGATAGAGTTAATTTATATGTTGGAACAAACGGATATTTAACACGCGCTAAATCATCGGTTGATAAATCGGCTGTTTATCTAAATGATTCAATTACTGCTTCCCAAAAAAGAATTGATAAAAGCGTGGAATCGTTAAGAAATCAATACCAACAAATGCAGATGCAAGTGCAATTAATTGTGAATATGCAAACGATGATGTTTGGAGGATAA
- a CDS encoding flagellin: MGFSINTNSGALDAYNALSKTNAATAQAQLRLATLKKINSVADDTSGFNVGKKLEAQNLKMKAQLGNISSAKNYLSTAEMALQQINDKLNQIQAKQTDADDPLKNSASIASDIRTLAGEIDSILKNTNINGTQLLASTDGSTALSNASFDVGGASFSVDFADTSILSSSTMATLIGTGSLQSTTDSDVINADTTTVVNNVRNALGRIGNLQQSLGSREEFLTASITNNASTLSNIFDADVVLEQMNASRGQIAQQIGTAMFAQMNASPQNLLSLFR, from the coding sequence ATGGGTTTCTCTATTAACACGAATTCAGGCGCACTTGATGCTTATAATGCATTATCTAAAACTAATGCGGCAACTGCGCAAGCACAGCTTCGTTTAGCTACTTTAAAGAAGATCAACTCTGTTGCTGATGATACTTCTGGTTTCAACGTTGGTAAAAAACTTGAGGCTCAGAACTTGAAAATGAAAGCACAGCTTGGTAATATTTCTTCTGCAAAGAATTATTTGTCAACAGCAGAAATGGCTTTACAACAGATAAATGACAAATTAAATCAAATTCAAGCTAAACAAACTGATGCAGATGATCCATTAAAGAACTCAGCTAGCATAGCTTCTGATATCAGAACTCTTGCCGGTGAAATTGATTCTATTCTAAAGAATACAAACATCAATGGCACCCAGTTGTTAGCCAGTACCGACGGATCTACAGCATTATCAAATGCTTCTTTTGATGTCGGTGGAGCTTCGTTTAGTGTGGATTTTGCGGACACAAGTATTTTAAGTTCTAGTACAATGGCAACTCTAATTGGTACCGGCAGTCTTCAGTCAACTACTGATTCAGATGTTATAAATGCTGATACTACAACAGTTGTAAATAATGTACGAAACGCGCTAGGCAGAATTGGTAACCTGCAGCAGTCTCTTGGTTCAAGAGAAGAATTCTTAACAGCATCAATTACAAACAATGCATCAACACTTTCCAACATATTTGATGCAGATGTTGTTCTAGAGCAAATGAATGCCAGCAGAGGGCAAATTGCTCAACAGATTGGAACAGCAATGTTTGCTCAAATGAATGCTTCTCCACAAAATCTTCTTTCACTTTTTAGATAA